One Mercurialis annua linkage group LG3, ddMerAnnu1.2, whole genome shotgun sequence DNA window includes the following coding sequences:
- the LOC130015240 gene encoding uncharacterized protein LOC130015240 encodes MNALAWNCRGLANPRAIRFLKNLVIKNKPSFLFLCEMMVSSIRINAIKVSLGYDCMHVVDSIWHKGGVTLLWKGCDVEVRGSCANFIDINVLCGGSAHWRLTGYYGFPERSRRRELWALLKELGSQSSLPWCILGDFNDLLSKEEKRGGGVQPAWLINWFRKAIFECGLSDLGARGYWFTWERGRGTSRWVEERLDRVLCNSSWAELFPQAEALNLELSSSDHKPILLNRSRQESRHHKRRFRFKNIWVSKDDCRSNIAASWNSSEGNYVVQKIKNTSVSLAVWSKGLLPNFSKEIALKKKQIDRFQLRRDEEGIRLFNRYSKELHELLEKEETYLKQRAKHFWLKDGDSNTKYFHRVASNRKKKNNLLKLRDEGGVWRSSSWEIAGILKRYFSELIASPIEGLLLHEPAVQSRFNAHHNEILMQQATFEEVRKAVFSMHNDKASGPDGLNPTFYKNYWNIVGSDVVKMCRQFMANGKLGEGLNNTGIVLIPKINSPEYVTDLRPIALCNVAYKILSKVLTNRMTKLMPLIISENQSDFVENRLITDNFLVAFEIGHYLRRRSRGQDGLAALRIDMRKAYDIIE; translated from the coding sequence ATGAATGCTCTAGCTTGGAATTGTCGTGGTCTGGCCAATCCACGAGCTATTCGATTCCTAAAAAATTTGGTCATCAAGAATAaaccttcttttctttttctttgtgaAATGATGGTTTCTTCTATTCGTATTAATGCTATTAAAGTTTCTTTGGGGTATGATTGTATGCATGTGGTTGATAGTATATGGCATAAAGGAGGAGTTACTCTCCTCTGGAAAGGCTGTGACGTGGAGGTTAGAGGAAGTTGTGCgaattttattgatattaatGTCTTATGTGGAGGAAGCGCACATTGGAGGTTGACAGGCTACTATGGATTCCCAGAACGTTCAAGAAGGAGAGAATTATGGGCCTTGTTAAAAGAGTTAGGTAGTCAGTCAAGTTTACCTTGGTGTATCCTCGGGGATTTTAATGATCTCCTTTCGAAGGAGGAGAAGAGAGGAGGTGGTGTTCAGCCTGCTTGGTTAATCAATTGGTTTCGAAAGGCAATTTTCGAGTGCGGTCTGTCAGATTTGGGAGCGAGAGGTTACTGGTTTACGTGGGAAAGGGGTCGGGGTACGAGCAGATGGGTTGAGGAGAGGCTTGATAGAGTCTTGTGTAATAGCAGTTGGGCCGAGTTATTCCCACAAGCTGAAGCGTTGAATTTGGAGCTTTCAAGCTCTGACCACAAGCCAATTTTACTTAACCGGTCTCGGCAGGAAAGTAGGCATCATAAGCGCAGGTTCAGATTCAAAAATATCTGGGTCTCTAAGGATGATTGTCGTTCCAATATAGCTGCTAGTTGGAATAGTTCAGAAGGAAATTATGTTGTGCAGAAAATAAAGAATACGAGTGTATCTCTGGCAGTGTGGAGTAAAGGGTTATTGCCAAATTTTTCAAAGGAGATTGCattaaagaaaaaacaaattgataGATTCCAGCTGAGACGTGATGAGGAAGGTATTCGCTTATTCAATCGTTATTCCAAGGAGCTCCATGAGCTACTTGAGAAGGAGGAGACATATTTGAAACAACGAGCAAAACATTTCTGGTTGAAAGATGGAGACTCTAACACTAAATATTTTCATAGAGTTGCTTCTAATCGGAAAAAGAAGAATAATCTGCTGAAGCTTCGTGATGAGGGGGGTGTTTGGAGGTCTTCGAGTTGGGAGATTGCtggaattttaaaaagataCTTCAGTGAGCTAATTGCTTCGCCGATAGAGGGGCTGTTGTTGCATGAACCTGCTGTCCAAAGTCGGTTCAATGCGCATCATAATGAAATTCTTATGCAACAAGCTACGTTTGAGGAAGTTAGGAAAGCGGTGTTTAGTATGCACAATGACAAAGCGTCGGGACCGGACGGGTTGAATCCAACCTTTTACAAGAACTACTGGAATATAGTTGGCTCAGATGTTGTGAAAATGTGTAGGCAGTTTATGGCGAATGGGAAGCTAGGGGAGGGTTTAAATAATACGGGTATTGTTTTAATTCCTAAAATAAATAGTCCCGAGTATGTTACTGATTTAAGACCAATTGCTTTGTGTAATGTAGCTTATAAAATTTTGTCTAAAGTTCTTACAAATCGTATGACAAAGTTAATGCCGCTGATTATATCAGAAAATCAGAGTGATTTTGTTGAAAATAGACTCATTACGGATAACTTTCTGGTTGCCTTTGAGATTGGGCATTATTTGCGCAGGAGAAGTAGAGGGCAGGATGGGTTGGCGGCTCTAAGAATTGACATGAGAAAAGCCTACGATATAATTGAGTAG